One stretch of Microbacterium terrae DNA includes these proteins:
- a CDS encoding NtaA/DmoA family FMN-dependent monooxygenase (This protein belongs to a clade of FMN-dependent monooxygenases, within a broader family of flavin-dependent oxidoreductases, the luciferase-like monooxygenase (LMM) family, some of whose members use coenzyme F420 rather than FMN.): MPERTDQLTLNVNLQSFGQRPAAWQFGPTTPDTLISPQHWIESARAAERGLLDAVFFADQPALHNPDPRPGNPLEPITLAALITAATEHVGVIASASTTYNDPVELAERLLGTDVVSGGRLGWNIVTTYNQAVAGNFGLDAGPDRVTRYRRAADFVDAVTAVWDGAASGGDYRHSGEFYDIAGTTALGPSTQGHPVLFQAGGSSQGRDLAAQHADGVFTVELTLPRAIENYADLRRRAAASGRRDVPKITPGLSLVIGSTVSEARRRFDDFEVRVPDGYALRSLSNVLAHDATTLDVDSPIPPEVLDKPWDPDSHPASAGYRLTFLDWIQERRHQTIREILRDFGGYGSRIIVGTPEQIADDIELWFRSGAADGFNLMIDQFPHGLTVFADEVVPLLQAKGIHKREYDARTLRGAIGLPERIAVH; the protein is encoded by the coding sequence ATGCCTGAGCGCACCGACCAGCTCACGCTCAACGTCAACCTGCAGTCCTTCGGCCAGCGGCCCGCCGCCTGGCAGTTCGGCCCCACGACGCCCGATACCCTGATCAGCCCGCAGCACTGGATCGAGAGCGCGCGGGCAGCCGAGCGCGGGCTCCTCGACGCGGTGTTCTTCGCCGATCAGCCGGCGCTCCACAATCCCGACCCGCGACCGGGCAATCCTCTCGAGCCCATCACCTTGGCCGCGCTCATCACGGCGGCCACCGAGCACGTCGGGGTGATCGCATCGGCATCCACCACGTACAACGATCCCGTCGAACTCGCCGAGCGCCTGCTCGGCACCGACGTCGTCAGCGGCGGCCGTCTCGGCTGGAACATCGTGACGACCTACAACCAGGCTGTCGCGGGAAACTTCGGACTCGATGCGGGGCCCGACCGCGTGACCCGGTATCGACGCGCCGCCGACTTCGTCGACGCCGTCACGGCCGTCTGGGACGGTGCCGCGTCGGGCGGCGACTACCGGCACTCCGGCGAGTTCTACGACATCGCGGGGACCACTGCTCTAGGCCCCTCGACCCAGGGGCATCCGGTGCTGTTCCAAGCCGGCGGCAGCAGCCAGGGACGGGACCTCGCCGCGCAGCACGCGGATGGCGTCTTCACGGTCGAGCTCACCCTGCCGCGCGCGATCGAGAACTACGCCGACCTCCGCCGTCGCGCCGCCGCGAGCGGGCGGCGCGACGTGCCCAAGATCACGCCGGGGCTCTCGCTCGTGATCGGGAGCACCGTGTCGGAGGCCCGCCGCCGCTTCGACGACTTCGAAGTGCGGGTGCCCGACGGGTACGCTCTGCGCTCGCTGTCGAACGTCCTCGCCCACGATGCGACGACACTCGACGTCGACAGCCCCATCCCGCCCGAGGTGCTCGACAAGCCGTGGGATCCCGATTCGCACCCCGCGTCCGCGGGGTACCGTCTCACGTTCCTCGATTGGATCCAGGAGCGCCGGCATCAGACGATCCGCGAGATCCTCCGAGACTTCGGCGGGTACGGCTCACGCATCATCGTGGGTACGCCGGAGCAGATCGCGGACGACATCGAGCTGTGGTTCCGAAGCGGCGCGGCCGACGGATTCAATCTGATGATCGACCAGTTCCCCCACGGCCTGACCGTGTTCGCCGACGAGGTCGTGCCGCTCCTGCAGGCCAAGGGGATCCACAAGCGCGAATACGACGCTCGGACGCTCCGCGGGGCGATCGGGCTGCCCGAGCGCATCGCCGTGCACTGA
- a CDS encoding acyl-CoA dehydrogenase family protein, with product MPATALRAAVAGPAADADAADAHPLVAAAAAYAAERLRPAALTTDAVGVTAEQIDDLADLGLLNHLAGERYGGAALGRAEDRRIHEHVSSACLNTWLVWAQHAPLARRVESALVDPPPPGGVIDALLRGRILAGAGLSDVRRYPQRYVAARSVGEGWRLTGTVSWVSGWGLNQAMLVAGVDAERERVVLALVPIDDRFTAQPIALTAVAGSRTARVRLEEVVVPSDLVLDVQPLERWRRADRESAVDAKPHLFGFAAHVLAELAQEPAQAARDVVAAWTPRVRDLRARAYALADAEDAEARFAERLEVRIASGEALTTLARALLIVRAGRGLEREDSAQYCVRSAHFLLVQAQTESVRAAWLERLQGR from the coding sequence GTGCCCGCGACTGCGCTGCGTGCCGCGGTCGCGGGGCCGGCGGCAGACGCCGACGCGGCTGACGCGCACCCGCTGGTGGCCGCTGCGGCGGCCTACGCGGCAGAGAGGCTGCGTCCGGCGGCGCTGACGACGGATGCGGTGGGCGTCACCGCCGAGCAGATCGACGACCTCGCCGATCTCGGACTTCTCAACCACCTCGCCGGGGAGCGCTACGGGGGCGCAGCCCTCGGGCGGGCTGAGGACCGGCGCATCCATGAGCACGTCTCGAGCGCGTGCCTCAACACGTGGCTGGTGTGGGCTCAGCACGCCCCGCTCGCCCGCCGCGTCGAGTCGGCGCTCGTCGATCCGCCGCCGCCGGGTGGCGTCATCGATGCGCTCCTGCGCGGACGGATCCTGGCGGGCGCCGGGCTGAGCGACGTGCGCCGCTATCCGCAGAGGTACGTTGCGGCTCGATCAGTCGGCGAGGGGTGGCGGCTGACCGGCACGGTGTCGTGGGTGAGCGGCTGGGGGCTCAACCAGGCCATGCTGGTGGCCGGCGTCGACGCCGAGCGAGAGCGGGTCGTGCTGGCGCTCGTGCCGATCGACGACCGCTTCACGGCGCAGCCGATCGCCCTCACGGCCGTCGCCGGAAGCCGTACGGCACGCGTGCGACTGGAGGAGGTCGTCGTTCCTTCCGATCTGGTGCTCGATGTGCAGCCGCTGGAGCGGTGGCGGCGCGCCGATCGCGAGAGCGCCGTCGATGCGAAGCCGCACCTGTTCGGCTTCGCCGCCCACGTGCTGGCGGAGCTCGCGCAGGAGCCGGCGCAGGCCGCGCGCGACGTGGTGGCGGCATGGACGCCGCGCGTGCGCGACCTGCGCGCGCGCGCCTATGCGCTCGCCGACGCCGAAGACGCCGAGGCGCGCTTCGCCGAGCGGCTCGAGGTGCGCATCGCCTCCGGAGAGGCGCTGACCACGCTCGCGCGGGCGCTGCTGATCGTCCGTGCCGGTCGCGGACTCGAGCGCGAGGACTCCGCCCAGTACTGCGTGCGCAGCGCGCACTTCCTCCTCGTTCAGGCGCAGACCGAGTCGGTTCGCGCCGCGTGGCTGGAGCGGCTGCAGGGACGCTGA
- a CDS encoding ATP-grasp domain-containing protein, giving the protein MSQNRVVHVLHDNPEWIPAFARAFDAEGVELREWRLGEGSLDLDASPPPGVFWSRLSASAHTRGAEGAKDAARSVLAWLESWGSRVVNGSAVASIEVSKVVQHAHLRRAGFDVPRTIAVFDREQLPMRARELAVPFITKHNQGGKGLGVRRFDSHVEFDAYVAGPEFEAPADGITLLQEYLRAAEPFVTRAEFVGGRFVYAVRVDTTAGAFELCPAEACAVPVAGVEPEPLFRVREDIATDDPLIRRYEALLADLGIEIAGIEFLETEDGRTVTYDINTNTNYSPDVEASAADPAARRVARFLTSLLDDDAGAEGAESVLSASGAR; this is encoded by the coding sequence ATGTCACAGAACCGTGTGGTGCACGTGCTGCACGACAACCCCGAGTGGATCCCCGCGTTCGCGCGCGCGTTCGACGCGGAGGGGGTGGAGTTGCGCGAATGGCGTCTAGGCGAAGGATCGCTCGACCTCGATGCGAGCCCGCCGCCGGGGGTGTTCTGGTCACGTCTGAGCGCCTCTGCGCACACGCGAGGCGCCGAGGGGGCGAAGGATGCCGCGCGGTCCGTCCTCGCCTGGCTCGAGTCGTGGGGGAGCCGGGTGGTCAACGGCTCGGCGGTCGCCTCGATCGAGGTGAGCAAGGTCGTGCAGCATGCCCACCTGCGCCGAGCAGGCTTCGATGTGCCCCGCACGATCGCCGTGTTCGACCGGGAGCAGCTTCCGATGCGCGCCCGCGAACTCGCCGTGCCGTTCATCACGAAGCACAACCAGGGCGGAAAGGGCCTCGGCGTGCGCAGATTCGACTCGCACGTGGAGTTCGACGCGTACGTCGCCGGCCCCGAGTTCGAGGCGCCGGCCGACGGGATCACGCTGCTGCAGGAGTACCTGCGCGCCGCCGAGCCGTTCGTCACGCGCGCCGAGTTCGTCGGCGGTCGGTTCGTCTACGCGGTCAGGGTCGACACGACGGCCGGCGCGTTCGAACTCTGCCCCGCGGAGGCCTGCGCCGTCCCGGTGGCGGGTGTCGAGCCGGAGCCGCTGTTCCGCGTGCGCGAAGACATCGCGACCGACGATCCGCTCATCCGCCGGTATGAGGCGCTGCTCGCCGACCTCGGCATCGAGATCGCCGGCATCGAGTTCCTCGAGACCGAGGACGGGCGCACCGTCACCTACGACATCAACACGAACACCAACTACAGTCCCGACGTCGAGGCGTCGGCCGCTGACCCGGCGGCGCGTCGCGTCGCCCGGTTCCTCACGAGCCTTCTCGACGACGATGCCGGCGCCGAGGGCGCGGAATCGGTTCTGTCCGCTTCCGGAGCCCGCTGA
- the msuE gene encoding FMN reductase, whose product MSALAAAATTAGAPPETGSGASARAIRVVGVSGSLHEPSRTTALVRLLLDKIAERAPAETTLIEVAALGPGFAGALTRDQVGPEVEEALQAIETADLLVVGSPVYRASFTGLFKHLFDFVGQYDLVGTPVLVAATGGGERHALILEHQLRPLFGFFQALTLPIGVYASNTDFTDYALTSPDVVRRVEQAVDRSLPIVEQAQRVRSSEYVSTW is encoded by the coding sequence ATGAGCGCCCTCGCCGCGGCAGCGACCACCGCCGGGGCTCCGCCGGAGACCGGATCGGGCGCGTCCGCGCGTGCCATCCGCGTCGTCGGGGTGTCGGGTTCGCTCCACGAGCCCAGCCGGACGACCGCGCTCGTCCGGCTCCTCCTCGACAAGATCGCCGAGCGAGCCCCCGCCGAGACCACGCTCATCGAGGTCGCGGCCCTCGGACCGGGCTTCGCCGGGGCGCTCACCCGCGATCAGGTCGGTCCCGAGGTGGAAGAGGCCCTGCAGGCGATCGAGACGGCAGACCTCCTCGTCGTCGGCTCGCCGGTCTACCGAGCCTCGTTCACGGGGCTGTTCAAGCACCTGTTCGACTTCGTCGGGCAGTACGACCTCGTCGGCACCCCGGTGCTCGTCGCCGCGACGGGCGGAGGCGAGCGGCACGCGCTGATCCTCGAGCATCAGCTGCGTCCCCTGTTCGGCTTCTTCCAGGCGCTGACACTCCCCATCGGGGTGTACGCCTCGAACACCGACTTCACGGACTACGCGCTCACGTCGCCCGACGTCGTGCGCCGTGTGGAGCAGGCGGTCGACCGCTCGCTCCCCATCGTCGAGCAGGCGCAGCGCGTGCGGTCGTCGGAGTACGTCTCGACCTGGTGA
- a CDS encoding alkylhydroperoxidase domain protein, with the protein MSTPVTDTTVLTYEVEHPHAFTRAEVGWVPWLEPLPVEALTERHYDGLVDRQRASSDYFRLLARDPEILRARTLVDKDIFYNTSEGLPRAERELAATAASRVNGCVFCASVHARFAAHHSKTPELVDRLLAEGISADLGERWNAITAAAAALTATPLTFDVAHVERLQAAGLDELEIADVIHGAAFFNWANRLMLSIGRPVAPPEEDR; encoded by the coding sequence ATGAGCACGCCCGTCACCGACACCACCGTCCTGACCTATGAGGTCGAGCATCCGCACGCGTTCACCCGCGCCGAGGTCGGCTGGGTGCCGTGGCTCGAGCCGCTCCCGGTCGAGGCGCTGACCGAGCGTCACTACGACGGGCTCGTCGACCGCCAGCGCGCGTCGAGCGACTACTTCCGCCTGCTCGCGCGCGACCCCGAGATCCTGCGGGCGCGCACGCTCGTGGACAAGGACATCTTCTACAACACCTCCGAAGGGCTTCCGCGCGCCGAGCGCGAGCTCGCGGCGACGGCCGCGTCGCGGGTCAACGGATGCGTGTTCTGCGCCTCGGTCCACGCGCGCTTCGCGGCTCATCACTCGAAGACCCCCGAGCTCGTCGACCGCCTGCTCGCGGAGGGCATCTCGGCTGATCTCGGCGAGCGGTGGAACGCCATCACGGCGGCTGCCGCTGCACTCACCGCGACTCCGCTGACCTTCGACGTCGCGCATGTCGAGCGCTTGCAGGCGGCCGGGCTGGACGAGCTCGAGATCGCCGACGTCATCCACGGTGCCGCCTTCTTCAACTGGGCGAATCGGCTCATGCTGTCGATCGGGCGGCCCGTCGCACCGCCGGAGGAGGACCGATGA
- a CDS encoding CMD domain protein, with amino-acid sequence MTTATPDIVDVLVGVSEGDALDLLRRRRPVTREQLQASHDALFAPIDDSDFALAERLLVAAFATRATADDETAAYYADAATAADPERAATVLAEASASATAGPFGTYAEAGLQPESTDGRRYEPGIAARDALGEHLTAAITHAHLLTARPREADGAAQARLLDAGWTADGIVTLSQLVSFLAFQQRVAAGLRVLSTRTPSEVSA; translated from the coding sequence ATGACCACCGCGACACCCGACATCGTCGACGTCCTCGTCGGCGTCTCCGAAGGCGATGCCCTCGACCTGCTCCGCCGTCGGCGCCCCGTCACGCGCGAGCAGCTCCAGGCGAGCCACGACGCGCTGTTCGCTCCGATCGACGACAGCGACTTCGCGCTCGCCGAGCGGCTGCTGGTCGCCGCGTTCGCGACGCGCGCGACGGCCGACGATGAGACCGCGGCGTACTACGCGGATGCTGCAACCGCGGCTGACCCGGAGCGTGCGGCGACCGTTCTCGCCGAGGCATCCGCTTCCGCGACGGCCGGTCCGTTCGGAACGTACGCCGAGGCGGGCCTGCAGCCCGAGAGCACCGACGGGCGACGCTACGAGCCGGGGATCGCCGCGCGGGATGCGCTGGGCGAGCACCTGACCGCAGCGATCACCCACGCGCACCTGCTCACCGCGCGTCCGCGCGAGGCGGACGGGGCGGCACAGGCCCGTCTGCTCGATGCGGGCTGGACGGCCGACGGCATCGTCACACTGTCGCAGCTCGTGTCGTTCCTCGCGTTCCAGCAGCGTGTGGCCGCCGGCCTGCGCGTCCTGTCCACCCGTACGCCCTCGGAGGTATCCGCATGA
- a CDS encoding putative FMN-dependent luciferase-like monooxygenase → MTAAPTLAFFTRLLDDAPPAERYRLATDQIRHAERFGIQRAWVAQHHFRAAEGGLPAPLVFLAHVAASTSEIRLGTGVVTLPLEDPVRVAEDAVVADLLSGGRIDLGLGSGGTPSSFVPFGQDVAAKARVYDEKLAVLLDALAGREIGGGNTLYPDAAGSADGAAGLGDRIWQATFSPAGGQRAGVHGHGLLLSRTQPRPAEAPHATIADLQNPIIDRYLDALPAGARPRVTASRTVFVADDRREALRFAEVGLRRAAEGFRRQGQSIPGDDLDELIAALDTHLGTPDEVAASLAADTTLARADEVAFQVHSVDAPHDFVLRSIELFATEVAPALGWTTRDRAPLETLGSAGKENT, encoded by the coding sequence ATGACCGCTGCACCCACCCTCGCATTCTTCACGCGCCTGCTCGACGACGCGCCGCCTGCCGAGCGCTATCGGCTCGCGACGGACCAGATCCGCCACGCCGAACGCTTCGGGATCCAGCGCGCCTGGGTCGCGCAGCACCACTTCCGCGCCGCCGAGGGCGGCCTCCCCGCGCCGCTCGTGTTCCTCGCGCACGTCGCCGCGTCGACGAGCGAGATCCGTCTCGGCACCGGAGTCGTGACACTGCCGCTCGAAGACCCCGTGCGGGTGGCCGAAGACGCCGTCGTCGCCGACCTGCTCTCGGGCGGCCGCATCGACCTCGGTCTCGGCAGCGGCGGCACGCCGTCGTCGTTCGTGCCGTTCGGGCAGGATGTCGCGGCGAAGGCGCGCGTCTACGACGAGAAGCTCGCCGTGCTGCTCGACGCGCTCGCCGGTCGCGAGATCGGCGGCGGGAACACGCTCTATCCGGACGCGGCGGGGTCGGCGGATGGAGCCGCCGGACTCGGCGACCGGATCTGGCAGGCCACCTTCTCGCCCGCGGGCGGACAGCGCGCCGGGGTGCACGGCCACGGCCTGCTGCTCTCGCGCACCCAGCCGCGACCGGCCGAGGCGCCGCACGCGACGATCGCCGACCTGCAGAACCCGATCATCGACCGCTACCTCGACGCGCTCCCCGCCGGTGCGCGTCCGCGCGTCACCGCATCGCGCACCGTCTTCGTCGCCGACGACCGCCGTGAAGCCCTGCGCTTCGCCGAGGTCGGCCTCCGCCGCGCGGCCGAGGGGTTCCGCCGCCAAGGCCAGTCGATCCCCGGCGACGACCTCGACGAACTGATCGCCGCGCTCGACACCCACCTCGGCACACCCGACGAGGTGGCTGCATCGCTCGCGGCCGACACGACGCTGGCACGGGCCGACGAGGTCGCGTTCCAGGTGCACTCGGTCGATGCGCCGCACGATTTCGTGCTGCGCTCGATCGAACTCTTCGCGACCGAGGTCGCGCCCGCTCTCGGCTGGACGACGCGCGACCGCGCGCCGCTCGAGACCCTCGGCTCCGCCGGAAAGGAAAACACATGA
- a CDS encoding dipeptide ABC transporter ATP-binding protein: MSVLDVQGLRVSYETRSGRRDVVHGVDLAIGEGEVVALVGESGSGKSTTAHALIGLLPEGGRVEGGSISLGGVDISGWGPKRLRSIRGAQVGLIPQDPVSSLDPVRPIGVQVGEILRLHGVRDRAEVRGRVLELLERVGLDDPGLRARQYPHELSGGMRQRVLIATAIALRPRLIIADEPTSALDATVQRRILDLIDDLRREEGTAVLLVTHDLGVAADRAQRIVVLNQGRVVEQGSAAGILSSPSDPYTRQLLADAPALATGDFRRPAPPLFLRDAAAAAAENPFAIVAEGLVKEFTVQGRGQGPFRAVDDVSFQVRRGTTHALVGESGSGKTTTARLVTRFLDPDAGRIELDGVEVAGLKRDGLRQLRRRIQLVYQNPFSSLDPRQSIAQIVAEPLHNFAEGTRASRRARAAALLDRVALPADVLERSPRELSGGQRQRVAIARALAINPDIVVLDEAVSALDVTVQARILELLESLQQELGLTYLFISHDLAVVRRISHTVSVMRRGRIVETRSTEDLFLTPTHEYTRELLAAVPGRSEVAA, from the coding sequence ATGAGCGTCTTGGACGTGCAGGGCCTGCGCGTGTCGTACGAGACCCGGTCGGGCCGGCGTGACGTCGTCCACGGTGTGGACCTCGCGATCGGCGAGGGCGAGGTCGTGGCGCTCGTCGGCGAGTCCGGATCGGGCAAGTCGACGACGGCGCACGCTCTGATCGGGCTGCTTCCCGAGGGTGGACGCGTCGAGGGCGGCTCGATCTCGCTCGGCGGCGTCGACATCTCGGGCTGGGGCCCGAAGCGTCTGCGCAGCATCCGCGGAGCACAGGTGGGGCTGATCCCGCAGGACCCCGTGTCGTCGCTCGACCCGGTGCGGCCGATCGGGGTGCAGGTCGGCGAGATCCTGCGCCTCCACGGCGTGCGCGACCGGGCGGAGGTGCGCGGGCGCGTGCTCGAGCTGCTCGAGCGGGTCGGGCTCGACGACCCCGGCCTCCGCGCGCGCCAGTACCCGCACGAGCTGTCGGGCGGCATGCGGCAGCGGGTGCTCATCGCCACGGCGATCGCACTGCGCCCACGACTGATCATCGCCGACGAGCCCACGAGCGCACTCGATGCCACCGTGCAGCGGCGCATCCTCGATCTCATCGACGACCTCCGCCGCGAGGAGGGCACCGCGGTGCTGCTCGTCACCCACGATCTCGGTGTCGCGGCCGACCGCGCACAGCGGATCGTCGTGCTGAACCAGGGTCGGGTGGTCGAGCAGGGCTCGGCCGCCGGCATCCTCTCGTCTCCGTCCGATCCCTACACGCGTCAGCTGCTCGCCGATGCCCCTGCGCTCGCGACGGGCGACTTCCGGCGTCCGGCACCGCCGCTCTTCCTGCGCGATGCCGCGGCAGCCGCAGCCGAGAACCCCTTCGCGATCGTCGCCGAGGGCCTGGTCAAGGAGTTCACCGTGCAGGGGCGGGGTCAGGGGCCCTTCCGTGCGGTGGACGACGTGTCGTTCCAGGTGCGACGGGGAACGACCCACGCGCTCGTCGGCGAGTCCGGATCGGGCAAGACCACGACCGCGCGGCTGGTGACCCGGTTCCTCGATCCGGATGCCGGCCGCATCGAGCTGGACGGCGTCGAAGTGGCAGGACTCAAGCGCGACGGCCTGCGGCAGCTGCGCCGTCGCATCCAGCTCGTCTACCAGAACCCGTTCTCGTCGCTCGACCCGCGGCAGAGCATCGCGCAGATCGTGGCCGAGCCGCTGCACAACTTCGCGGAGGGCACCCGGGCGTCGCGTCGCGCGCGAGCCGCCGCGCTGCTCGACCGTGTCGCACTTCCCGCCGACGTGCTCGAGCGATCGCCCCGCGAGCTGTCGGGCGGTCAGCGGCAGCGCGTGGCGATCGCCCGCGCGCTCGCGATCAATCCCGACATCGTGGTGCTCGACGAGGCCGTCTCGGCGCTCGACGTCACCGTGCAGGCGCGCATCCTCGAGCTCCTCGAATCGCTGCAGCAGGAGCTCGGGCTGACGTACCTGTTCATCTCGCACGACCTCGCCGTGGTGCGACGCATCAGCCACACGGTGTCGGTCATGCGACGCGGCCGCATCGTCGAGACGCGCAGCACCGAGGATCTCTTCCTCACCCCCACCCATGAGTACACGCGCGAACTGCTCGCCGCCGTACCCGGACGATCGGAGGTCGCGGCATGA
- a CDS encoding ABC transporter permease, translating into MTSLRHAQAHSGAREQETVTDASTAAIARDEASGTVVDPLARDAGAPPGQPARRSSIARLFAAGRRPSWTLVLAIVVIAIAVLWAVAPWLFTSHDPIDGVPADKLLPPSAAHWFGTDAIGRDLYARVVHGAIHSLSGALIAVTVGLAAGTLIGVVAGSVGGVLDDVLMRVVDVLLSIPGLLLSLSIIILLGFGTVNAAIAVGIGSVASFARLSRSEVVRVRRSDYVEAAFGSGGSFASVLRRHVLPNSLTAVVGLAALQFGAAILAISTLGFLGYGAPPPTPEWGLLIAEGRNYVATAWWLTTLPGLVVLVVVLSANRISQSIGKGTR; encoded by the coding sequence ATGACCTCCCTTCGACACGCTCAGGCACACAGCGGGGCCCGGGAGCAGGAGACGGTGACGGATGCCTCCACCGCCGCGATCGCGCGCGACGAGGCATCCGGAACCGTGGTCGACCCGCTCGCGCGCGATGCCGGCGCACCCCCGGGACAGCCCGCCCGCCGTTCGTCGATCGCGCGGCTGTTCGCCGCGGGACGCCGCCCGTCCTGGACGCTGGTGCTCGCGATCGTGGTCATCGCTATCGCGGTGCTCTGGGCCGTCGCACCGTGGCTGTTCACCTCGCACGACCCGATCGACGGCGTCCCCGCAGACAAGCTGCTGCCGCCGAGCGCCGCGCACTGGTTCGGCACCGATGCGATCGGTCGCGACCTCTACGCCCGTGTCGTCCACGGCGCGATCCACTCGCTGTCGGGCGCGCTCATCGCGGTGACCGTCGGTCTCGCCGCCGGCACACTGATCGGGGTCGTGGCGGGATCGGTCGGCGGCGTCCTCGACGACGTGCTGATGCGGGTGGTCGACGTGCTCCTGTCGATCCCGGGGCTGCTGCTGTCGCTGTCGATCATCATCCTGCTGGGCTTCGGAACGGTGAACGCCGCGATCGCGGTCGGCATCGGCAGCGTGGCGTCGTTCGCGCGGCTCTCCCGCTCCGAGGTCGTGCGGGTGCGGCGGAGCGACTACGTCGAAGCGGCCTTCGGCAGCGGCGGGTCGTTCGCCTCGGTGCTGCGTCGCCACGTGCTGCCGAACTCGCTCACCGCCGTCGTCGGCCTCGCGGCCCTGCAGTTCGGCGCCGCGATCCTCGCCATCTCGACCCTCGGATTCCTCGGGTACGGGGCTCCGCCGCCGACGCCCGAGTGGGGGCTCCTCATCGCCGAGGGACGCAACTACGTCGCCACCGCCTGGTGGCTCACCACCCTCCCCGGCCTCGTGGTGCTCGTGGTCGTGCTGAGCGCCAACCGCATCAGCCAGTCGATCGGAAAGGGGACGCGATGA
- a CDS encoding ABC transporter permease: MSYALRRAGQAAIVLIAAFSATFILLQLLPGDAILIKYDNPELGLTPDQIEQIRIAYGADSSWWEQYWATLTGYAQGDLGYSTQYGTSVLQLIGEALPATAALATLGFALAVLIAFSIAFLSTLAPFAWLREGLRALPGVFVAVPVFWLGILLIQVFSFGLGWVPIVGADPVAGLILPVITLAVPISAPLAQILVRSIDEVQLQPFVTVVRAKGASPSWVLWRSVARNAILPTLTIAGVLFGELIGGAVVTETVFGRPGIGRITEQAVANQDIPVLQGIVVLAALTFVVVNLVVDLLYPVLDPRLRRRPGSQRARAESAPTPQEAIA, encoded by the coding sequence ATGAGCTACGCGCTGAGACGCGCCGGGCAGGCCGCGATCGTACTGATCGCGGCCTTCTCGGCCACCTTCATCCTCCTGCAGCTGCTGCCGGGCGACGCGATCCTGATCAAGTACGACAACCCGGAGCTGGGCCTCACCCCCGATCAGATCGAGCAGATCCGCATCGCGTACGGCGCCGACTCGTCGTGGTGGGAGCAGTACTGGGCGACGCTCACGGGGTACGCGCAGGGCGACCTCGGGTACTCCACGCAGTACGGCACGAGCGTGCTCCAGCTCATCGGCGAGGCTCTCCCGGCCACCGCCGCACTCGCGACGCTCGGGTTCGCGCTCGCCGTGCTGATCGCCTTCTCGATAGCCTTCCTGTCGACGCTGGCCCCGTTCGCGTGGCTGCGGGAAGGACTGCGGGCGCTGCCCGGCGTCTTCGTCGCAGTCCCGGTGTTCTGGCTCGGCATCCTGCTCATCCAGGTGTTCTCGTTCGGGCTCGGCTGGGTGCCGATCGTGGGCGCCGATCCGGTCGCCGGGCTGATCCTGCCCGTCATCACGCTGGCGGTGCCGATCTCGGCCCCGCTCGCCCAGATCCTCGTCCGCAGCATCGACGAGGTGCAGCTGCAGCCGTTCGTGACCGTCGTCCGCGCCAAGGGGGCGTCGCCGTCGTGGGTGCTGTGGCGCTCGGTGGCGCGCAACGCGATCCTGCCCACGCTCACCATCGCCGGCGTGCTGTTCGGCGAGCTCATCGGCGGAGCCGTCGTCACCGAGACCGTCTTCGGGCGACCGGGGATCGGGCGGATCACCGAGCAGGCCGTCGCGAACCAGGACATCCCGGTGCTGCAGGGGATCGTCGTGCTCGCCGCGCTCACCTTCGTGGTCGTGAACCTCGTCGTCGACCTTCTCTACCCGGTGCTCGACCCGCGTCTGCGTCGCCGCCCCGGTTCGCAGCGCGCCCGCGCCGAGTCCGCCCCGACGCCGCAGGAGGCGATCGCATGA